Proteins from one Bufo gargarizans isolate SCDJY-AF-19 chromosome 8, ASM1485885v1, whole genome shotgun sequence genomic window:
- the B2M gene encoding beta-2-microglobulin, whose translation MRIPGRTSAGALLLGVALTLALAEIKSPTVNIYTATPVEYGKKNTLICHCRGFHPPRIDMRLKKDGQDMPDCQESDLSFEQDWTYYRSKYTEFTPKEGEVYECEVKHDEGKPQTYRLETF comes from the exons ATGAGGATCCCGGGGAGGACGAGCGCTGGGGCCCTGCTGCTCGGTGTGGCCCTAACCCTGGCCCTGGCCGAGATAA AATCCCCGACAGTGAACATCTACACGGCGACCCCGGTGGAGTACGGGAAGAAGAACACGCTCATCTGCCATTGCAGAGGCTTCCACCCCCCTCGTATCGACATGCGCCTGAAGAAGGACGGGCAGGACATGCCGGACTGCCAGGAGAGCGACCTGTCCTTCGAACAAGACTGGACGTACTACCGCAGCAAATACACCGAGTTCACCCCCAAGGAGGGCGAGGTGTATGAGTGCGAGGTGAAGCACGACGAGGGGAAGCCGCAGACCTACCGGCTCG AAACATTCTGA
- the TRIM72 gene encoding tripartite motif-containing protein 72, with protein sequence MANPQLVQGMQNDLTCQLCLELFQSPITPECGHTFCQKCLIGAPKGQDQNGSTLCPTCQTPSRPETLHINRQLEHLVQSFKQVPQGHCLEHLDPLSVFCEQDKELICGVCASLGKHKGHNIITAPNAFTKMKRQLPQQQVLLQEARLRKEKTVALLDRQVSEVKDTVSRFKSSVKDQLNVMRSYLNIMETSLFREADKAEQSASGALLGERKTMAHYVEQLSQMEGVLKDLEGQEQTEFLRKFCVVNGRLGKILSESPLPGRLDIQLPIISDEFKFQVWKKMFRALMPALENLTFDPDTAQQNLVVSADGKSVECSDHKQPVSDDPGRFEKGNCLVTKESFTEGEHYWEVLVEDKPRWALGVISETANRKGKLHASPSNGFWILGCKEGKVYEAHAEAKEPRLLRVDGRPEKIGIYLSFSDGVVSFFDSGDEDNLKLLYTFHERFSGRLHPFFDVCWHDKGKNSLPLKIYVPPGGQ encoded by the exons ATGGCGAACCCCCAGCTGGTGCAAGGCATGCAGAACGACCTCACCTGCCAGCTTTGTCTCGAGCTCTTCCAGTCGCCCATCACACCCGAGTGCGGACACACGTTCTGCCAGAAATGCTTGATTGGGGCCCCCAAGGGCCAGGACCAAAATGGCTCCACTCTCTGCCCTACTTGCCAGACCCCATCTCGTCCTGAGACCCTTCACATCAATCGTCAGCTGGAACATCTGGTCCAAAGCTTCAAGCAGGTTCCTCAGGGTCACTGCCTGGAACATCTGGACCCGCTGAGCGTCTTCTGCGAGCAGGACAAGGAGCTGATCTGCGGGGTGTGCGCCTCCCTGGGGAAACACAAGGGGCACAACATCATCACAGCCCCCAACGCCTTCACCAAGATGAAG AGGCAGCTTCCCCAGCAGCAGGTCCTCCTGCAGGAAGCACGACTACGGAAGGAGAAGACAGTGGCTCTTCTGGACAGACAGGTGTCTGAAGTGAAG GATACTGTGTCCCGCTTTAAGTCAAGTGTGAAGGATCAGCTGAACGTCATGCGCTCCTACCTGAACATCATGGAGACCTCACTGTTTCGAGAAGCAGACAAAGCTGAGCAAAGCGCCTCTGGGGCCCTTTTGGGTGAAAGGAAAACTATGGCCCATTACGTGGAGCAGCTCAGCCAGATGGAAGGCGTCCTGAAGGACCTGGAAGGACAGGAGCAGACGGAATTTCTGAGG AAGTTCTGTGTGGTGAACGGCAG GCTTGGTAAAATCTTGTCCGAGTCTCCTCTTCCCGGACGCCTGGACATCCAGCTGCCCATTATCTCGGATGAGTTCAAGTTCCAGGTGTGGAAGAAGATGTTCCGGGCGCTGATGCCAG CTCTGGAGAACCTGACGTTTGACCCGGACACGGCCCAGCAGAACCTGGTGGTCTCTGCAGATGGTAAATCCGTGGAATGTTCCGACCACAAGCAGCCGGTGTCTGACGATCCCGGACGCTTCGAGAAAGGCAACTGCTTAGTCACCAAAGAAAGCTTCACGGAAGGAGAACATTACTGGGAGGTGCTGGTGGAGGACAAGCCGAGGTGGGCATTGGGTGTCATCTCTGAAACCGCCAACCGTAAGGGCAAGCTTCACGCCAGTCCCTCCAATGGCTTTTGGATCTTGGGGTGCAAGGAAGGAAAGGTCTACGAGGCCCATGCGGAGGCGAAGGAGCCGCGCCTGCTCCGTGTGGATGGGCGTCCGGAGAAGATTGGCATCTACCTGAGCTTCTCCGATGGGGTTGTGTCCTTCTTTGATTCTGGAGATGAGGACAATCTGAAGCTCCTGTACACCTTCCACGAGCGCTTCTCCGGGAGACTCCATCCCTTCTTTGATGTTTGCTGGCACGACAAAGGGAAGAACAGCCTACCCCTGAAGATCTACGTGCCCCCCGGAGGCCAGTGA